The Luteibacter flocculans genomic interval CCGTGCGCGAACTGGAAGAGGCCGCGCGCAAGGCGCAGGTGGCGCCCAAGGGCAAGGCCAAGTCCGCCACCGTCGACCCGAACATCGCCAACCTCGAGCGCGAGCTGGCCGAGCGCTTTGCCACCCGTGTCGAAGTGGCCCATGGTCGCGGCGGCAAGGGCAAGCTGGTCATCCACTACCACAGCCTCGACGAGCTGGACGGCATCCTCAGCAAGGTCCGCTGATACACCTTGTAAGGGAACCACCATGGCTCCGGTCAAAGAGGGTGTGAATCCCAAGCAGCGCCAGTACGAAGCCATGGTGCGCGCCCTGTCGGCGGACCTGTACCGTTACGCCTTCTGGTTGTCGCGTTCCGAGACCGTCGCCCAGGACCTCGTCCAGGAGACGTTCCTGCGCGCGTGGAAGAACCTCGACGCGTTGCGCGACGCGGAGGCGGCCAAGCCGTGGCTGATCACGATCCTGCGCCGCGAACATGCGCGTTTGTACGAGCGCAAGCGCCTGGACACCGTCGAACTGGACGACAACGTGCCCGAGGACACCGCCTTCGCCAGCCCCGAGCGCAGCGGCGACGCGGCGCAGGTGCGCGAGGCCATGCTCAAGTTGCCAGACAAGTACCGCGACCCGCTGGCCATGCAGGTGCTCGGCGGCATGAGCTGCGATGAGATCGCGGAAAGCACCGGCCAGCAGCCCGGCGCGGTCATGACCCAGTTGTTTCGTGCCCGGCAGCGACTCAAGGCGCTACTCGGTGGACGTGCCGCGGCGGAGGGAGCCCGGAAATGAATTGCCTCGATTTCCGCCGCCGGATCGGTGCCGAGCCGCGCTCGCGCGATCCCGAATTGCTGGCCCATCGCGACGCCTGCAAGGACGGCTGCGCAGCGTTCTGGCAGCGCGCTCAGCGCTTCGAGGACGACATCGAGGCGGCCATGGCCGTAGCCATTCCGGAAGGCCTTGCCGACCGGATCCTGCTGGCCCAGGCCACCGGCGAGCGCCGTCGCCAGCTCGTGCGGCGCCGGACCTGGATGGCCCTCGCGGCGTCGGTGCTGATCGGGTTGGCGGGCGGCGGCATGCTGTGGCGCCAGGCCGACCTGAACTCCCTGCCCGCCCTCGCCGTGGCGCACATGCCCGGGGAACTGGATTCACTGGACCTCACCCAACCGATGACGGACGCCCAGGTCGAGGCCGGTTTCGTCGGCCGCGCCACGCGCTTGAAGGGTCCGGCGCCGGCCGACGTTACCTACGTGCACGACTGCACCGTGGGCCCGTACCCCGCGATCCACCTCGTGACGCGGATGAACGACGAGCCCGTCGTGGCGCTCTACATGCCCGGCAAGATGACCTCGAAGAC includes:
- a CDS encoding DUF3379 family protein — its product is MNCLDFRRRIGAEPRSRDPELLAHRDACKDGCAAFWQRAQRFEDDIEAAMAVAIPEGLADRILLAQATGERRRQLVRRRTWMALAASVLIGLAGGGMLWRQADLNSLPALAVAHMPGELDSLDLTQPMTDAQVEAGFVGRATRLKGPAPADVTYVHDCTVGPYPAIHLVTRMNDEPVVALYMPGKMTSKTADFQRDGWEGRQVALSGGTLVVMAQGASRSTMDAVERGWRAAIEGPAGQRVGRI
- a CDS encoding sigma-70 family RNA polymerase sigma factor, encoding MAPVKEGVNPKQRQYEAMVRALSADLYRYAFWLSRSETVAQDLVQETFLRAWKNLDALRDAEAAKPWLITILRREHARLYERKRLDTVELDDNVPEDTAFASPERSGDAAQVREAMLKLPDKYRDPLAMQVLGGMSCDEIAESTGQQPGAVMTQLFRARQRLKALLGGRAAAEGARK